The genomic stretch CAAAGAATGCGTTTAGATATTTCGctgtatattgtatacaaaaaGCACGTTTGAAAAATCTAGTGTTTTTCTTAACTTCCTTCTATTCTCATGAATctactaataatattaaactattccgattttaattttcttatattgtaaaaaaatgttaacaTTTTTTTGTGAAAAAGGGACACCTGTTGTAGATATTTATAACCAATGTCTTTTTACCAGGAACATTAATTTAAAGCTCGCATGATATCATGTACAACGTGATAAAGTATTATTTCCGCTTCCAGTTGTGCCTTTTCCGTTTTCGACTCCTATCGTATTCTCAGCGTCAAACATGGACGGCCGTTCTATctcgaaaaaaagaaaggtttattatattttcataatttatgTTTAATGATTTGTGAAGATATGATGTTCGTtatgataattaaaattatataaggAATATTTTGTCCAAAAACAAACATAAATGACGTATGAAATGAATACATTCGCggtgttttcgtttgataCACGTAACCTACACCATATGTctcaaacatttttaatattccttggacattgaaataatttatgtgCATTATCATATTAAACGAAATATGTTAGCCAATGTTCTACTTTACATTCGGTTAAATTACGTTTATATTAATAGACGCGTACTTACTTGTTAATTTACAACCTTTTAGAATCGTgtatattaaatgtaattacCTCTGTTTCTTAGTTTGTCGGAGACGGTGTCTTCAAAGCAGAATTAAACGAGTTTTTAACTCGTGAACTTTCGGAGGATGGCTACTCAGGGGTAGAGGTACGTGTTACTCCCCATCGAACAGAGATAATATTGCTGGCAACGCATACGCAGAGCGTTCTCGGGGAAAAGGGTCGAAGAATAAGAGAATTAACTTCTGTGGTTCAGAAGCGATTTAACTTTAAAGAAGCACAGAACATCGAGTTGTATGCGGAGAAAGTTGCGACTCGAGGTCTTTGCGCTATCGCGCAAGCTGAATCTCTGCGTTTCAAGTTAATTGGAGGTTTAGCTGTACGAAGGTTAGtttaaacatttatataatttatgtaaaCTTCTCGTACATAAATTGTACTATTTCTATGCAATTACAGAGCCTGCTATGGAGTTCTCCGCTTCATTATGGAATCAGGAGCAAAGGGTTGCGAAGTGGTTGTTAGTGGCAAATTGCGTGGACAGAGAGCAAAGTCCATGAAATTTGTTGATGGTTTGATGATTCATTCTGGAGAGCCAACCAACGAATATGTAAATACAGCAACCCGTCATGTCCTGCTTCGACAAGGTATGTTTGGCaaaaaattaatgataaaaacAGGTTCTAACttaatttgttatttcttgTTAGGTGTACTTGGTATCAAAGTGAAGATTATGCTGCCTTATGATCCTCATGGCAAGACAGGCCCTAAAAAACCTCTCCCAGATTCTGTGTCGATTGTTGAACCAAAAGATGAGGTGTTTCCTTCACAACCAACATCTGAAGTGAAAGCATCGAAGGATTTGCCACAACCAATACCACTTGCGGtgtaatttatatacaaatgtTAAATAAACTTTATTCTAAATAGCTTTCGAggataatttttaaatgacattcatttgtaataaaattattttaaactaTCTTTGAAGAATAACTATGACTGAGACAATTATCCACTGCTAAATATCGCTTTACCAGGAAATCCTTGGAATGACCCATATTTGtgtgaaataatgaaaaaattatttagttaatATGCTTTTGATACTAATTGATTCTTTCCCGAATAAAGTGGAGGGGGTCAGTGTAAACTATCAAAGACGCTTTAAAAAGATGCGAAAATATATCTagtaatatgaaatattacgtattatgttataacatataaggtgtcTATTTTTAATCCACTGAGTTTTAAAATAGATGCATTTATAcacgtaaaaatgaaaatgttatATGAAATAAGTTACAAAGATAAGAATAACtgttagaaagaaaaatttaaaaaattgaaaccaCGAAATTCAACATTTTATATGTTACAACTTAATACACGTTAATGAATATTTCCATAGTTCTCTCCATATATTATAAtgcaaatttaattattgtttaataacTAAGTAACAATATTGGAATTATAAGAACTGAAAAATACATtagattaaattttaaatatattcactGTATGGAACACATTGTACTATGCACTCATTTAAATTCTATATGATTTAAAAGTACATAATTATAATCTTATTGCAGATCGATATTAGAgatcataaaatattaaaaattcaattattataattatttatttatatacttagTTTGGTGTTTAGTAAATAAATCCTAAATCTAATTCCTTAATAAACTGTATGAAACAGTCCCCAAAAACCTGTTATCATTTACGATCAAAAAGGGgcacaaatattaattaaaatttttaaatatttggtATTTCTCATATTCATTTTGAATAACAGATCATAAGTTTGTTGTTTTTTACATTTGCACTCAATTTGTCATTcatttatatgaaattattattacatggACCCTAGAACCCTAggaaatttgtttttataatttaatacactTGTTTTAACTGAAAAATTACTGACGCACAGGAGCCATTTGTTGTGTAAGTGATAATAGACCTTCAATTATTCGTCGCACTATAACTGGCATTGTTGGTTTCCTTGAGACTGAACTTAGCCCATTTCTGATTTCATAGAAAACATTACGGGTGAAAGGATTTCTTTGTGACGCGAGACGGAATTTTAAGAattggaaataaataaatggtgTCAATAAACCGGCACGTCCCCTGTAAGTAGTtgcttttataaattatttgtatatctaatttcagaaaattaataaatgttaaTACGTACGTAAATACAAGAAGTACTGTGAAAGGTAAGATGATTATCTCAGATAATGCACAAAGTCGCAAAATATTTCGTGATTGAAACTCCACCAGAGATATTAACAGGCGTGCTCCCCACCAGCTATTTTGTCCTAAACacttaattaaaaaagaacaaaataacTACTAGTTACCACAATGATGACTGTGCATCATAGAGTTATGTTAGCATGATATGACTCAgcattgaaaaatgaaatcttTTTACTTACATCAAGCAATGTAAGAGAACCACTAGCAAAATGCATCaatgcaaataaaaatataggaGTTAACACcactaattaataattgaggaaaaataattctattacaTTTTGTGACAAATCTATCTAAGCCAAGAAGTGTCTTACTTTATATCtattatcatataaaaagGATACATGTAACAGGAGCAGTATAGAGGaatattaaagaataaaataaataatggcAGGAATcttcaataaataaatgttccaAAAATTGTCGATTCAATTGAACATGTGGCACTCTTTGGTGCAGGCGTAGTGCACTAGTTGCTGCATTACTcattaatactttataataaatattataagaattactgaaatataaaatacaaaatttaattttctgattcatatgataaaataatttgtaacaacATACCCAAATATTGGAATGATATAACCAATAGTAAATATAAGAGTGAAAAGTCTTGTAACCCATAATCCAACTTTAATCTTATTATCAATGATGTGTTGCTTCAAAGCAAACCAGCCTTTCTCCATGTGTACTGAAGTATCTTCTGGTGTTGCACTTGTAGTATCTGCCAttctgtatattaaaaataattcaaacgTTACAATTTCTAGATTCTGTATCATTTATATGAAATCTTTCACATTTTCATtacatttaaaataattattgaaaaacACATTCAAAAATATggcaaaaatatgtaaatcgCGTCCTATTTTCTAAAGTGAAAGCAactaatttgaataaaatgttaaatatacaatacCTCATATATAggttaaaaatttattagttttaCTATTACTAGGAAAAGTTTTAAATCCTATAAGGTATAAACAAAAGTGAATGCTTTTAGGAAATATTTAAcccaatttttttattaggtATCAAAATCCTATTTACAAACTATATTCTGTATcaatgaattatttttcagTTGTAATCATTTAAATGGTACTTACTTTGTAATTAAACGCTTCTTCactaaatagaaaaatttcaatttctacaAACACTTGCATAAACGAAAATTGCAATGAATACAATAACGTAGTGCATCTGCGTAAATTTGCTAcctacatatgtataatttcCTCAGATATCTTAATAATTACTTTGAGTTTCGAGTTAAAGATTTCTAACTTCTCTGATAGATGGTGTGGATGTGGTTATCCGTTGCCTACCGCACTCTACTggtattttattgaattataaaacaattggtttttgaagaaaaaaaatacgcTATGTAAACGgtgtttttattttaacattctttacattttagaaataataacTTTTACCGATGCATTCATTACGTACATTATCTGCAAcgtaaatacatatttattagtatattattatagcataaGTAATCATTTAtcttaatttgtaattaattttgatttttaactACACGCATTGATGTTATATGCACTTgtgttttaataattcaaaaaaaTTATTGCGATCTATAGATATGCATTTTTAATCAATCTTTATTAATGAAGATGTATTATAGATTGAAGGATATTTTTGAGAATTAGAAGGTTAtgagatattttaattaaaaatgaatactTTACAACACATTATTCGTGGGAACGATGATAAAAAGAGCATTTGACTCTTATTTATTAGTAAATTCGATTTAAGTAAGGAAATATGATTTGTAAAACgctttttaatcattttttaataagcAATAACCGTAATATCATAATCGTAAATTGTGATATTACAGTTAtcgtttaaattaaataaatattaaagtaatacCTAATGAAGATATATTTcctttataattaatataaaattgaaactaatgtttttattgaaaaatcgaattatATGATGCAATATACACGCTCATGAATACATCTGAAAAACATTCTTCATTTACACTTAACAAATGCAAAGTATACACTGGAAGTATGAAAATaacggtacaaatatttttaatctacATACGGAAGTATAAAGGAGCGAAGCAAGAAAACACTCGACTTTTATTTTAACTCGATTCTTTGCTTTACCCGTAATCGTTACTTTAGCACAAGATTTAATTTGTCTtcaaaattgtaaaaagaaaataaatctttttaaaTTGCTAAAAGTAAATTTAGAAGAATGCTGCTCATCGGCACGATTTGTACTATAGTTGCAAGTGGTTTCGTGTATCATAAGTTACGACAAAATCGCCCTTTGATAGTCGAAGAATTATTATGgaacgtaaaatataatttactagCTATCAAAGACCTCATAAATACATGGATAAAGagcaaaagaaataaaaatggtaAGTGTTAAATATGTTTGGTgcatttgtaaaattttctatagGTTTAAAATTTAGGGTATGACGTGGAAGCAGTATATTAGAATTTATGTctttataaaaagaaactgctggcaataaaaattataataatctgTTAACATTATGTAActaaatgtattttttaagaaaaaaataaaaaactattagtatatattaatacaaagtcgataaatattaaaataatatgaaatgtattaatgaaatgtttataattaataagaaattatgatattttgatgtatatatatttcctttcctttctcaAGATTGTTTACCTCAACCAGGAAGAGTTGCAATTGTAACAGGAGGGTCTAGGGGGATTGGAGTTGAAGTAGTAAAAATGTTTTTAGAACTTGATATGGAAGTGATAATTGGTAAGTTTAAAAACTAACTAAGTTCcatttatttatgaaatttatttctttcaatattttatataaattttaaaataaaaaatttttcagcTTGTAGGACACCTTCTGCAGGTGAGAATGCTATTCTTCAAATTAGAGAATCTGGTGTCAAGAGTGGACAAGCAAAAGTATATAAACTTGATAATACTTCTTTGAAGTCTGTAAAGCAATTTGCTATGGAGATAAAAAGAGACTATAAACATATTCATGTCTTAATTAATAATGGTAACTTaattaataagtaaataacataaatatgtaaaaggttattaaatcaaaattagtataattttactatttgtAGCTGGTGTCATGTTTAGTCCTTATGAAGAAACAATAGATGGCTTTGAAAAACAGTGGTCTGTAAACTATTTatcacattttttattaacaGCACTACTATTGCCATTATTGAAAATTGGTGGACATCCTGAACGATGTAGTAGAATTGTTAATGTTACTTCCTGTGCTCACCTCTTGGGGGAAGTTAATTTCAATGATGTTAACAACAAGTACTATATTATCATTCTATTTTGCACTTCATATTGGTTCTCTTTTACAATTCATAGATTCATTGATGTAAATTCTTTTCATTAATTAGGAGAAAGTTCCTTACTAAATTTGCATATGCACAAAGCAAATTGGCacaagaaatatttacaaaaggATTACAGCATCTTCTAGAAGAAAAGCAGTATTACATACAAGTTTATTCTGTACATCCTGGAGTAGTATATACAGAACTTTTTatacattcttttatttggAAATTGAAATCAATTACTCAATATCTTTTTAAGGTAAATGTATCCAAATGCAGTAAAACTTCGAAGCCCGTTTATAGGAACAAGTTTTTATATACCGTCAGTTATATGAACTCGTAACTGAGTCTCTATCATTTAAACTATGCTCAAGTGTAGTTTCAATTATACGTACGCGTATT from Bombus huntii isolate Logan2020A chromosome 8, iyBomHunt1.1, whole genome shotgun sequence encodes the following:
- the LOC126868375 gene encoding Krueppel homolog 2, whose amino-acid sequence is MADTTSATPEDTSVHMEKGWFALKQHIIDNKIKVGLWVTRLFTLIFTIGYIIPIFGNSYNIYYKVLMSNAATSALRLHQRVPHVQLNRQFLEHLFIEDSCHYLFYSLIFLYTAPVTLVLTPIFLFALMHFASGSLTLLDCLGQNSWWGARLLISLVEFQSRNILRLCALSEIIILPFTVLLVFTGRAGLLTPFIYFQFLKFRLASQRNPFTRNVFYEIRNGLSSVSRKPTMPVIVRRIIEGLLSLTQQMAPVRQ
- the LOC126868376 gene encoding 40S ribosomal protein S3-like → MDGRSISKKRKFVGDGVFKAELNEFLTRELSEDGYSGVEVRVTPHRTEIILLATHTQSVLGEKGRRIRELTSVVQKRFNFKEAQNIELYAEKVATRGLCAIAQAESLRFKLIGGLAVRRACYGVLRFIMESGAKGCEVVVSGKLRGQRAKSMKFVDGLMIHSGEPTNEYVNTATRHVLLRQGVLGIKVKIMLPYDPHGKTGPKKPLPDSVSIVEPKDEVFPSQPTSEVKASKDLPQPIPLAV
- the LOC126868372 gene encoding retinol dehydrogenase 12-like isoform X2; the encoded protein is MHSLRTLSATRMLLIGTICTIVASGFVYHKLRQNRPLIVEELLWNVKYNLLAIKDLINTWIKSKRNKNDCLPQPGRVAIVTGGSRGIGVEVVKMFLELDMEVIIACRTPSAGENAILQIRESGVKSGQAKVYKLDNTSLKSVKQFAMEIKRDYKHIHVLINNAGVMFSPYEETIDGFEKQWSVNYLSHFLLTALLLPLLKIGGHPERCSRIVNVTSCAHLLGEVNFNDVNNKRKFLTKFAYAQSKLAQEIFTKGLQHLLEEKQYYIQVYSVHPGVVYTELFIHSFIWKLKSITQYLFKTPRQGATPIVYAAVNEAVENCGGIYIDNCCRSEGHPDALNLSIQKKLFELSLQQVQLNNFFQYV
- the LOC126868372 gene encoding retinol dehydrogenase 12-like isoform X1; the protein is MHSLRTLSATKFRRMLLIGTICTIVASGFVYHKLRQNRPLIVEELLWNVKYNLLAIKDLINTWIKSKRNKNDCLPQPGRVAIVTGGSRGIGVEVVKMFLELDMEVIIACRTPSAGENAILQIRESGVKSGQAKVYKLDNTSLKSVKQFAMEIKRDYKHIHVLINNAGVMFSPYEETIDGFEKQWSVNYLSHFLLTALLLPLLKIGGHPERCSRIVNVTSCAHLLGEVNFNDVNNKRKFLTKFAYAQSKLAQEIFTKGLQHLLEEKQYYIQVYSVHPGVVYTELFIHSFIWKLKSITQYLFKTPRQGATPIVYAAVNEAVENCGGIYIDNCCRSEGHPDALNLSIQKKLFELSLQQVQLNNFFQYV